The DNA segment tcgacagatagagatggttcgtagccaggaacgtggagagagggaggctaagaggcctcgtggtccaggtgattacagcggtgttccttcagggggtctgTTTTACCACGGTAagggtcgttcttacagacacgctcagacgagtcgtccagctcatcgtggtccATCAGCTTGCCATAGTTCTTCCAGTGCTCACTCAGgacagtcttcattcagtgcactaccagcgcagagttctcatcatgcctcgtcctCTCAGGATTCTACAGgtaattcctcgggttatcaggagcaacaATTCTGTCataggaggggttgtttcgagtgcagagAAATTGGTCATTTCAAGAAAGATTGTTCTAGGTTGTTGAGTGCGGCTCTACAACAGAGTCTTCCACTGAcgacaccagcaccagcagttccaccacccgcccagccagctcaaGGTAGGGGCCAGGCAACTaagggtcgcccaagagggggggaaaaagtggcggtcaggcccgatttaATGCTTTTCCTGCCAAGTCAGATGCTGTTGCTTCAGATacaatgatcacatgtattgtttcagtgcgCCATAGGGaatcttctatattatttgactctggttccacttattcatatgtatcatcgtatttttctcgttatttggataagccccatgagtccttagtttcacttgtTCGTGTATCTACGTCGGTGGGCAATATTATTACtatggaccatgtgtatcggtcgtgtgtggtaagtATTgaggaactggagactagagttgatcttttattactcggtatggttgatttcgatgtaattctGGGTAttgattggttgtctccatgtcatgctattctggactgtcacgcaaaaattgtgatgttggcgatgccggggttgccgaaggTCGAATAGAGGGGTTCTCTAGATCATGTTGCCAACGTATGGTttggaaggggtgtttgtcatatttggcttttgtgaaagatgttgatgcagatactcctactattgatttagTACCGATATTGAGAGACTTTCTGGATGCATTTCATacagacctgctgggtatgccgcccgacagagatattgatttcggtattgacttaaTACAGGGCACTCAATCCATTTCTATTCCTACGTACCGTATGGCACCGaatgagttaaaagaattgaaagagcaacttcaggaacttcttgataaagggttcactaggcctagtgtgtcaccttggggtgtaccgattctgtttgtgaaaatgaaagatggtactatgcggatgtgcaacgattataggcagttgaacaaagttacaatcaagaataaatatcccttgccgcatattgatgacttatttgaccagtttcagggagcgagggtgttctccaaaattgatttgagatctgggtagcaccagttgaaaattcggcattcggatattctaaagacgacattcagaactcgttatggccactatgaatttttTGTTATGTCTTTtcggctaaccaatgccccatcaacatttatgcacttgatgaataatgtattccatgcatatcttgattcatttgtcgtagtatttattgatgatatccttgtgTACTCACGTAACCAgtaggagcatgcacaacacttgggtattgtattacaaagattgagagaggagagactttatgccaaattctttaAGTGTGAGTtgtggcttagttcggtggcattcttgggacacatagtgtccagtgaagtagttaaggtggatccgaagaaggcagttcagagttggcccaggccatcttcagttactgaaattaggagttttctcggcttggccggttattatcgtcgcttcgtggaggatttctcgtctattgcattgacgatgactaaattgacctagaaatgttcaggtggtcggatgaatgtgaaaaGAGCTTTTTGAGCTCaaaacaactttgactacagctccagtattggtgtttcCTACAGGTTCAgaatcttatactgtgtattgtaaCGCGTCGCATATTAGTCTCGGCATAGTGCTGATGTAAGACGGTAGGGTGGTTGCCTATGCGTCCAGGAAGTTAAAGGTATATGAGAAGAAGTATCCActccacaaccttgagttagtagctattgttcatgccttgaagatttggcggcactatttgtacggtatccattgtgaggtttataccgatcaccggagtctaaaatatctgtttaaacagaaggatcttaatttgcggcagcgaaggtggttagagttgctttaggattatgatatcaccattctctatcatcccaaaAAGGAcgatgtggtggccgatgccttgagccgtaAGGCGGAGAGTCTAGGCAGCTTAGTATACTTACCGATAACAGAGagacctttagccttggatgttcaggccttggctaaccagtttgttagattggatgtttccaagccgaatcgagttttggcttgtgtggtttctcggttttctttatatgatcgcatcagagagcgccagtatgatgatccacatctgcttgtccttaaggacacggttcagcatggtgataccaaggaagtcactattagagatgatggtgtattatggatgcagggcatgctatgtgtgcctaatgtagatggtttgcgtgagttgattctccaggaagctcacagttcgcagtactccattcatccaagtGCCGCAAAaatatatcaggatttgaggcaaagTTATTAGTGGAGGCGaataaagaaatatatagttggatttgtagctcggtgtttaaattgtcaacaggtaaagtaagagcatcagagaccaggagGATTACTTCACAGGCTTGAAATTCccgagtagaaatgggagcgtattaccatggacttcgtagtttgGCTTCCACacactttgaggaagtttgatacgGTTTAGGTGATTATAGATCGGTTGATTAAGTCCGTGCATTTTATTCCATTTGGTACCAATTATTCTTctgagtggttggctgagatttatatccgagagattgttcgcctacacggtgtgccagtgtctatcatttcagatcggggcacacagttttggagagcaatgcagcgagaattgggcacacaggttcagttgagtacaacatttcatcctcagacggatggacaatctgagcgcactattcaaatattagaggctatgttacgcgcttgtgtcattgattttgggggttcttgggatcaatttctgctactcgcggagtttgcatataataataactACCAGTCAAGAATtcatatggctccgtatgaggctttgtatgggagacggtgccggtccccggtgggttagtttgagccgggtgagactaGGCTAATGGGTACTGACtttgttcaggatgctttagagaaggtcagaGTGaatcaggaacggcttcgcatggcacagtctagacagaagagttatgccgacagaaaggttcttgatattgtttacattgttggggagaaggttctgctaaatatttcacccatgaagggtgtgttgaggttcgggaagaagggaaagttgagccctcggtatattgggccttttgagatacttaagaagattagagaggtggcttatgaagttgctttgccacctagtctataaagtgttcatctagtgttccatgtatccatgctccgaaagtatgtcggggattcgtctcatattctggatttctgTACAGTACAATTGGGCGGTaatctgacttatgatgtggaatcggtggctattttagaccggcaggttcgaaagctgaggtcaaagaacataacatcagtgaaggtacggtggagaggccaaccagtcggagaagctacttgggatattgagcgggagatgcagagcaaatatccacacctatttgagactccaggtatgattctaaacccgttcaaggataaatgtttgtttaagaggggaagaatgtaacgacctggccggtcattttgagtataataacctcgttccctcatttactgctcaatttatgctttacagttgttttatgacttactgggttggttggtttgggtccggaagaGATTCGGAgtgaaacgagacacttagtctcataattgaaaacttaagttggaaaaattgatcggatattttttttatgtgtaaatgaccttggaatttaattttgacgattccaatagctctatatggtaattttggacttaggagtgtccgaaaaattatttggaggtcggtagaggaattaggcttgaaatgacgaaaattgAATTTCtcgggaagtttgaccaggaggttgactttttgatattggggccgGAATCCAATTGTATAAATTGGGTGTGCAACATATGAGGTCAAtgagacgtgatttgataggtttcgacgtcgtttgtagaaattaaaagtttcaaagtaCATTAGGCTTGCATATATGGGTAATTCTTATTTTTAGTGTCGTTGGATGTGAGTTGAagactcaactaagttcgtatgatattttaggacttgttggtatatttggctgGGGTCCTGAGGGTCTCGGGCGTGTTTCAAATGGTATTCagattattttccttcattttggcattgcTGGTAGCTGTTGTTTGCTGGTGTTTCataccttcttcgcgatcgcgaagattgggACGTGGTCACGTAGGCTTAGTTGAGGCAGtgttgattttgttcttcgcgatcgcgtgaggtcaaccatgatcgcgtaggttgggccagtctgtgctacacgaatgcgtggaagagGCCGTGATCGTGTAGGGGAAACTTGAGAGGAAGCTGGGCCACacgtttgttctatgcgatcgcgtcaGGAAGGATGCGATCACGTAGAGCTAAAATCTTGTGCATCATGATCTCATGTGACTATTCGCGATTGCGTAGGGTTAAACCTGGGTAGTGAAAAACTGTTCTTCACGATCGTGTGTGattgttcgcgatcgcatagagaaaatgactgggcagagagtttaagttctgaaaatgggacttcgtcccattttccatttttgacggattggagatTGGGAAGAGGCGAGTTTTGGaaaattttcagaggaaacaatggggtaagtgttcttaactcaatatttgtTAAACtacctgaatccatggttgtttttatcatttattgggtgaatcaagTTGGGAAATTTTAGAAAACCcttttggtttaaattgaagatttgagggtcgagttgaggtcggattttggtaaaattggtatggttagacttgtggttgaatggatttttgaattttataacttttgtcaggttccgagatgtaggccccacgggtgatttttgagctaaatttaggatttttatggaaaattagcattttcttatggaattaatttcaataaattttattgactgaaccaaattatttgtggctagattcgaggcgtttggaggttaattcacgaggcaaaggcttagcggaataagaatttcactatttgagataagtaacaattttaaatctggtcctaagggtacgaaaccccgaattttgtgtcatgtgattattttggaggtgacgcacatgctaggtgacaggcgtgtgggcgtgcaccgaggggattgtagcttggtccgtcccgtgaaactataaattttaataacttgttgttagctatatgctctctatgtgttaaagaaatttgaatgtaaatcatgcttaggctatgtgatagtactgttgggacctcCATAGGTCGCGTACTTggtgaattatttgctaattgttgtcttgtactcggtcatgattttacttgcgtatcatacctcagtctttcttgattttttttgatacactatgttatctttgtttgggctgattcaGGTGTTCCCGGCCATAACGGGTATTGATTTCTTTCGCACAGTTGCCTTtctggagattcagaggtagctacCGTGTtacgcagaccttgcctctccttccctatatccttatttactgcatttggtcttagactattatggATTGTATTTTCcagatttgtattcatattagatgctcatgtactcagtgacaccgaattttgggagtatttatatatgtatttatgagtttttcttccgctaaatttagatattatgttttcaaacttaaaagatatggtggtttattgagattgtcggcttgcatAGTATTGGGATAGACGCCGTCAcgatgggtgagattttgggtcgtgacattatcctGGGGTACAATTACGAGGGAAAATAATGTGTATTGAGGGGGAAAGTGGAGAAAATAAAAACTGTGGAAGCTAAGAAGTTGGATAAGCTAGCTAGCAATGGGGAACATTTATTTATGTTGAGGGTGATGCCCAGGGAAGAGGAGCAGACATAAGCTAACATCAACATGCCATTACTGATGCAGTCACTTCTTTAGGAGGACCATCAACTGTTTACTGATCCTCAAGGGTTAATTCCCTCTAGAGTACCATTTGATCAGAAGATACCATTGCAGGCATGATGCAATCCTATAAACCTCAGACCTTATAGGTATTCTTTATCACCAAAGGATATCATTGAGAGATTAGTACAGGATATGCTGGACCAAGGAATTGTGCAGCCAAGTTCCAGCCCTTATGCTTCCCCAGTAGTCTTGGTGGGAAAGAAATATGGAAGTTGGAGGCTATGTGTTGATTACATGGGCTTAAGCAAGGCTACCAttaaaaccctaaccctagaaacAATGTTTTGACAGCAGAAACAATCGCTCAAACCCACAATCTTTTAGATATCAAAATGCATAATaataaatctcaaaatgcatCATAGTGCGACTGTTTGAATTGACAGTTTCAAGTTCAAATCCCAGCGCAGACAAAAACGATTCTGGTATTTGTTATTGGTAGGAGGTAGCAAGTATCCTATGAAATTAGTCGAGGTGTACGTAAACTGGCCCGAATATGAAGGCTATTAAAAAGTGGTCTTATAAATAAATGGTTAGTACAAAAACTCGGAATTGTTTTGTTGGTTTTTTCTGGATTATATTATACCCTAACCATAGGGACAATCTTTCGACATCAAAAGCAGTCGTTCAAACACAAAATATTATAGCCACCAGATATGCCTAATAACATTCACAATGATATCACCATTGATATATTGATAAAACTTCCTGTGAAATCACTTCTCAGGTTCAAATGCGTTTGCAAATCATGGCGTTTTCTAATTGGAGATCGACAGTTTATCAAACATCAGTATTACTATAAAATCTTTCTATCTTGTTGGAAGGGCCAATACTATTATCCCTACTCTATAAACGCGCCACTTCAACGTGATTCTGTTGTCTCTCTTCTTGATCTTCCTTCAGGTATCGATCATTTATTGAATAGAAGATTTGTGAATCCTTGCAACCGTTTATTTCTTCTTGCTTTCCCTAATTACCAAATTGTTCTATGGAACTCGGCGATCAAAGAATCAAGAACTATCCCTCGTCCAATCCCTATTCAGAGGGAGCTGCATTTTCATACTTTATATCGTTTAGGCTACGTTTCCTCTTTGGACGATTACAAAATAGTTAGGGTTGGTCCTCCAGCAGATATTGAAATATTTTCGACGAAAAGTAACTCGTGGAAATTGATTGGCAAGTTTCCTTCAAATTATTACTTCGACGAAGACATGGTTGTAGTTGATGGAATTGTTTATATGATCAGTCACATACTAACCGAAATTAAGGGATTTATTTTATGTCTGTGTTTGAAAGATGAAAGTTTTCAGACTATAAAATATCCAAACGCGGTTGATGATATAACGATTGACGATCCAAGAGGTATAATTTAGGAGAGTGTTTTTTCTTGATTAAATTTTCGaacgacatggttgattttgaagtTTGGTGTATGAAAAAGAACGGAGCGAGCCGTACATGGATTAAAATGCTTGGAATTATAGTTCCAGATATCAAGAATATTGATAGATTTTGGATTCAGCCTGTGGGATTTATGAAGGATGGAGATATTCTGTTTCTAAGGGAATATATAGCCCATGATTTCGTGGTTTATGATTAGAAAAGACTAATGCTAAAGGAAGTTAAAGTTGCTAAGCCTGAATATTCACTTTGCTTTAGTGGGGCTATAACATATGTGGAGACTTTAATCTCTCCTAATGTTCTGTGAGTTTGCAAGtatattttctgtttcttttaaTTCATTCATTCTATATTATGATTTTGTAATTAGCAAGAATTACATGACATTTTTTGCAGATAAAATTAGTTTTACAAGGGGTTTTTTCTCCATTTGTTCACCGGGAAGTTTTTGCTAGATGGTAAGAGTTGAATTACTGTAATTCTCATCTAAATTCAAGTGTATAAGTGAGTTACAAGACTGGCTTTGACTCTTTGCAGTGTCTTATTTGCTTGTCTACTTTAACATGGGAGAAAACAATAAAGATTACGGTgcacattttatttattttatttattgaaacCATCTATCTATCCAGGCTTTCATCTCCTGAGGTGACAGGGGATAGGCTAGGACACCTACCATGTATATTAGAATCCAAAGGGTGAATACAAGTGCGACATAGGGCCTTACCTTCCTTTAGCAATGTTGGATCTTGGATCCAAAATTGCTAATAATATTCTTCATTTGGAGAATCTCAGTATCCAATTCCTAGAGGATCTTACCTTCCTTTAAATCACTCTCTTTCTTTCCGTTTGGTGTGTTTACAAATGAAAGTAGGGGCATATATTTATAGTTGTAGAATTCCCATGATGATGTACGTAATGACATCAACATCTTCTGCAAAACTCAGCTTCTACATGTGCAATCAAAGATTAATTGCTGCCCAAATATTTTCAACTGTTAAATTGGTTGGCTTGACAAAGCCAAAGGAAACTTATCTTCTTTCACATGGGCCACGGGATGGACCCAACAAATATCCCCCTCCAGTCCTATGCACCTGAAGGAGGTAACACTAGTTTTTCATATAGAGttcatgccgacaagttctttgcatagctcaaaCTTGTCTCTCGGTATTACCTTGGTCAACATATCCGCAGGATTTTCATTCATGTGAATCTTCTTGACATGCAAAGATTTGTTCTCCACCTGCTCATGAATCTAATGATATCTTATGTCGATATGCTTTGTTTTTGTATGGTACATGGATTCTTGCtcaagtctattgcactttgactgtcgcAATATACGACATACTCCTTTTGatgtaattcaagctcttgaAGAAACCGATTAAGCCATACCATTTCCTTGCCAGCTTCTGTAGCGATAATGtattctgcttcagttgttgaaagtgcaacgcGCTTCTGCAatttagactgccatgatatagcccCTCCTGAAAAAGTAAATAACTATCTAGTAGTGGATTTTCTATTATTAGTATAACCAACCATATCAACATCTATATAGCCTTCAAGACTAGATCTGATCTCCCAAAACACAAGCATTCATCCGAGGTTCTTTTTAAATACCCGAGTATCCATTTCACACCTTCCCAATATTTTTTCTAGGGATTGTCAAGAAACCTGCTAAAAATACCGACAacatgagcaatatcaggtctgatacataccattgcatacatcaggCTCCCCATGGCAGATGAATATGGAACTTTAGCCATactttctttatcttcttttgtTGTAGGACACATTGTCTTGTTCAACTTCATATGACCACCAAGAGGCGTGCTAACTGGTTTAACACTCATCATGTTGAAGAGTTTAAGTACACGTTCAATATACTTCTGTTGTGACAACGACAACTTACTATTTATCGTATCTCAGACAATCTCCATTCCTAGAATTTGTCATGCTGGACCCAAGTCTTTCAtgtcaaatgacttggacaaatcttcCTTTAACTTGCCAATCAACTTCTTGTCTTGTCCTACAATcagcatgtcatccacataacAACAAGATGATAAAGTTATTGTTAGAGAATTTCTATATAGTATACGCATGGATCTAAAAATGTCTTTATGTACGTTTGACTtctcatgaatgagtcaaacttcatgtacctcTGCCTTTGCTCTTGTTTCTGCCCATAAGGACTCTttttcaatttgcacaccatgtgtttcttcgCCTTTACTTCAAAACCTTATGCCTGCTCTATATAGATCttttcttccaaatctccatgcaGAAATACAATTTCacgtccaactgctccacttcaagatctaggttACCTTCCAAGCTGAAGATTATTCAAATAGAAGTCATTTTTACAACATGTGAAAAAAatttgtcaaaatcaatacctttatTCTATTCGAAACCTTTTACCACCAATccagctttgtatctgaccagcttgccatttccatctttcttgagcttAAAGACCCACTTGCACTTGAGTAGTCTTTTTTCTTTTAGAAGTTCAACTAGTTCGTACGTGACATTCTTTTGTagagaattcatctcttcttgcatggctttcatcaaCTGGATTTGTTCCGGATGAGATAGCACCTCCTTGAAATtctctggctccccctcatctgTGACGAGGATATACTCTAAAGAAGGATACCTCATGGACTCTACCTTCTCTCTTTTAGATCTTCTCATAGGTTCTTGTCCTTATTCTTGTTGTTATagctctttttctttctcttgtgGACTAGGGTGCTCCCCCTGCTCAGCAACCTCTTCATCTACGCCTTCCGTGTGCCATTCTTCACCTATGGAAGGATTATGTACATGTACTGTAGGAGCAGTAACAAAGTTAGTAACTGTAGCATTATCATTTT comes from the Nicotiana tabacum cultivar K326 chromosome 14, ASM71507v2, whole genome shotgun sequence genome and includes:
- the LOC142168861 gene encoding F-box protein CPR1-like — protein: MANMDDIKSMFERMTVKVEKFSVRQTQLENQHERAFAELKESIDDVKMYDRGKGIEYMDGGGIDHLLNRRFVNPCNRLFLLAFPNYQIVLWNSAIKESRTIPRPIPIQRELHFHTLYRLGYVSSLDDYKIVRVGPPADIEIFSTKSNSWKLIGKFPSNYYFDEDMVVVDGIVYMISHILTEIKGFILCLCLKDESFQTIKYPNAVDDITIDDPRVWCMKKNGASRTWIKMLGIIVPDIKNIDRFWIQPVGFMKDGDILFLREYIAHDFVVYD